The following coding sequences lie in one Thermodesulforhabdaceae bacterium genomic window:
- a CDS encoding HRDC domain-containing protein, with the protein MDADHFSRDFSSCVGSSAVSPFSIDCIEVITTDDALSHLVVSLKGERQLAVDTESNGFYAYHEKTCLIQLSNGVKNYIIDPLSVKNCSHLTELFSDPNIEKILHHGVNDISGLKHDFGLSFVNIFDTSVACQLVGIKRRGLASLLSLYFGISINKKGQHYDWSRRPLDKNLLIYAAVDVFYLIPLAEKLKKELKKIGRLEKAWELSQAVASRIVPKRRFSVNGYLHMDCYKELDERDKKIVRRLYRLRDEFARQWDRAPFRVLSDDTIFRIVSVKPCTFEELEKVKGVPARLQRGQFGNMILKIVQEGIL; encoded by the coding sequence ATGGATGCGGATCACTTTTCCCGTGATTTTTCTTCTTGTGTTGGCTCATCGGCTGTTTCTCCTTTCTCCATAGATTGCATTGAAGTCATCACAACCGATGATGCTTTGAGCCATCTCGTTGTAAGCCTCAAAGGCGAACGGCAACTTGCTGTTGATACAGAATCCAACGGTTTTTACGCCTACCATGAAAAAACCTGCCTTATTCAGCTTTCCAACGGGGTGAAGAATTATATCATCGATCCACTTTCTGTAAAGAATTGTTCACATCTCACGGAGCTTTTTTCGGATCCCAACATAGAGAAAATCTTGCACCATGGCGTTAATGACATTTCGGGTTTGAAGCATGATTTTGGGCTTTCCTTTGTAAACATTTTTGATACTTCTGTGGCTTGTCAGCTTGTCGGTATCAAACGCCGTGGACTTGCGTCTCTGCTATCACTCTATTTCGGCATATCAATCAACAAAAAAGGACAGCATTATGACTGGTCTCGCCGCCCTCTTGATAAAAATTTGCTAATCTATGCAGCGGTGGATGTGTTTTATCTAATTCCTTTAGCTGAAAAGTTGAAGAAGGAACTCAAAAAAATCGGTCGTCTTGAAAAAGCCTGGGAACTTTCCCAGGCTGTTGCATCCCGTATTGTTCCGAAGCGCCGATTTTCAGTCAACGGTTACCTACACATGGACTGTTATAAGGAACTCGATGAACGGGATAAAAAGATTGTTCGTAGGCTTTACCGGCTTCGGGATGAATTTGCCAGGCAGTGGGACAGAGCTCCCTTCAGAGTCTTAAGTGATGATACTATTTTCAGGATAGTCTCTGTTAAACCTTGCACGTTTGAAGAACTTGAGAAGGTGAAAGGTGTTCCTGCAAGGTTACAACGTGGGCAGTTTGGAAATATGATTCTCAAGATAGTACAGGAAGGAATCTTATGA
- the ade gene encoding adenine deaminase, whose amino-acid sequence MTKSPYSKWRLFIDIARGKEKAEKCFRNVKIVNPLTGQIEETDFAVHEGIIVGCGDYDAHENIDCRGSYACAGFIEGHIHIESSLLTPEGFAESVAPWGTTTVIADPHEIANVCGTEGISYVLDAARLVAHIVDIFVMLPSCVPASPLETSGAKLDAVDLFDLARDERVLGLGELMNFPGVLSADKSIWEKVFLFSDCSIDGHSPFLSGKDLNAYILAGVQSDHECTRLEEAREKLSRGMWIMIREGSQTKDLENLISLVDDTTWHRCLFVSDDRHPDDLLRLGHLNIQVNSAMELGLSPVRALTLATWTPALAFGLKDRGAIIPGMLADFSLSPTLKPWVPERVFKRGCEVARNGKLIEACSVRAPKPQSPMKIDIVTPSYFAVKAQGSHIRVIGLKENSIVTESLIEPVTVRDGMAVSDPDRDILKVAVWNRYEPGTLPVVGFCKGLGLKRGALASTVAHDNHNLIVVGTSDELMAVAAEALRKVCGGLAVAASPDDVLILPLEVAGLMTDAPLEVVAHRLEELKEKARLLGSSMENPFMALSFLALPVIPFLKITDRGLVDVEQFSFVPLFVD is encoded by the coding sequence ATGACAAAAAGTCCTTATTCGAAATGGCGCCTTTTCATTGATATTGCAAGGGGTAAAGAAAAGGCGGAGAAGTGTTTCCGAAACGTTAAGATTGTTAATCCGCTAACCGGTCAGATTGAAGAAACAGACTTTGCCGTGCACGAAGGAATTATTGTAGGTTGTGGGGATTACGATGCTCATGAAAACATTGATTGTCGAGGTTCCTACGCCTGCGCCGGGTTCATTGAAGGGCATATTCACATAGAAAGTTCTCTTCTAACTCCCGAAGGTTTTGCCGAATCGGTTGCTCCTTGGGGAACAACAACCGTTATTGCCGACCCTCACGAAATTGCCAATGTATGCGGAACCGAAGGGATTTCCTATGTGTTAGATGCGGCTAGATTGGTTGCTCACATCGTTGATATTTTTGTGATGCTTCCGAGCTGTGTTCCTGCATCACCGCTGGAGACATCCGGAGCAAAACTTGATGCGGTGGATTTGTTTGATCTTGCCCGCGATGAACGAGTGCTTGGGCTTGGCGAACTGATGAATTTCCCTGGTGTTTTATCCGCTGATAAATCCATATGGGAAAAGGTATTTCTTTTTAGCGATTGTTCAATTGATGGGCATTCTCCCTTTCTTTCTGGCAAAGACCTTAATGCCTATATTCTGGCGGGAGTTCAGTCTGATCATGAATGCACAAGGCTTGAAGAAGCTAGAGAGAAACTTTCGCGTGGAATGTGGATTATGATTCGGGAGGGAAGCCAGACTAAAGATCTGGAAAATCTCATCAGTCTTGTGGACGATACCACCTGGCATCGCTGTCTTTTTGTAAGCGATGATAGACATCCCGATGATCTTTTAAGACTGGGGCATTTGAATATTCAGGTGAACAGCGCAATGGAGTTGGGCCTTTCTCCCGTAAGAGCTCTTACTCTTGCTACCTGGACGCCGGCTCTGGCTTTTGGGTTGAAAGATCGGGGAGCGATTATTCCGGGAATGCTTGCAGATTTTTCCCTGAGCCCGACTCTTAAACCCTGGGTGCCGGAAAGAGTCTTCAAGCGAGGTTGTGAAGTCGCAAGAAATGGAAAACTCATTGAAGCCTGTTCTGTTAGAGCACCAAAACCACAGAGCCCGATGAAAATAGATATTGTGACGCCGTCTTATTTTGCCGTAAAAGCTCAGGGATCCCATATCCGGGTCATTGGACTTAAGGAAAATTCCATTGTAACCGAAAGCCTCATTGAACCTGTAACCGTGAGAGATGGGATGGCAGTAAGCGATCCCGATAGAGATATCCTCAAGGTAGCTGTCTGGAATCGCTATGAGCCGGGAACATTACCAGTTGTGGGATTTTGCAAGGGACTTGGGCTTAAACGTGGGGCTTTAGCTTCCACGGTGGCTCATGATAACCATAACCTGATAGTTGTGGGAACATCCGATGAGTTGATGGCAGTTGCGGCTGAGGCTTTGAGGAAGGTCTGTGGAGGCTTGGCAGTGGCTGCATCTCCTGACGATGTCCTGATCTTGCCTCTCGAAGTAGCAGGACTCATGACTGACGCACCACTCGAAGTTGTTGCTCATCGCCTAGAAGAACTTAAGGAAAAAGCTCGTTTGCTCGGATCTTCTATGGAAAACCCCTTTATGGCACTCTCTTTTCTTGCTCTTCCTGTTATCCCCTTTCTTAAAATCACCGATCGGGGGCTTGTTGACGTAGAACAGTTTTCCTTTGTGCCCCTTTTTGTGGACTAG
- a CDS encoding penicillin-binding protein activator: MNEKRRITVGLGIRWFGVIISALLCLSCAATMDSGYYGGEQRYYPSYPRPGMVPPKQFIDETANMMSQAERLEKEGNVAEAANLYYRIATSYPGSTVAPVALDRLGQIMLQQGRWHDAAVYYLYLVNNYPQWNGVGEAYYSLTKAFLMERRVREAIDAGKKVSDVGKRNFVLGIAISQDGNIRKAVNYLNAALQQPSMRVPDEAADAMVFMSKSLDERQLRSILADKNSSPDLRLFAQASLGKQLMDTGRVAEGKELLRATVESAGAGHYLASAFQKISGMAPTVATQQPVRPSEPLNVIVGEPGDPRRIGLMVPLSGSASGYGYQVMRGASLAVALWNEQHPDDPVELIVQDTPPEAQSTLKGFEKLVNEDKVIAVVGPMSRQGVEALESTGQPLPALTFALVPGDSTGGGSFVVKFLPDVRSVVDRIADYAVGTLGYKTFGIFYPDESFGRQTRDAFLQAVQARGGQVVAQASYSPGTTNFKNFIDKLYGEKKEGKTVLDTPPFQALFLPDDLKTVSLIVPQLVQANLVGVTFIGSHLWDNPKFSSLSGGYLDGAYYVTPYFNQETSEVFSAFKSRFQAMYKSLPQFLEAAGYDAVTIILQIRHRAEKTRAGLMLAVQQGFAPSGSITGVRKIDPYGVVDRSYKVITVKGSEPVKVSE; this comes from the coding sequence ATGAATGAGAAGCGTAGAATTACCGTAGGGCTTGGAATTCGCTGGTTTGGTGTAATTATTTCGGCTTTGCTTTGCCTTTCATGTGCTGCAACGATGGATTCTGGTTATTACGGTGGGGAACAGCGGTATTATCCTTCCTATCCCAGACCTGGAATGGTTCCTCCTAAGCAGTTTATTGATGAAACTGCTAACATGATGAGTCAGGCTGAGCGACTGGAAAAGGAAGGGAACGTCGCTGAAGCGGCAAATCTTTACTACAGAATTGCCACATCTTATCCAGGAAGCACTGTGGCTCCAGTTGCTTTGGATCGCCTGGGACAGATTATGTTACAGCAGGGAAGATGGCACGATGCCGCTGTTTATTATCTCTATCTCGTAAACAATTACCCACAATGGAATGGAGTGGGAGAGGCTTACTATAGCCTTACAAAAGCTTTTCTAATGGAACGAAGAGTCCGGGAAGCAATTGATGCTGGTAAAAAAGTATCTGACGTTGGGAAAAGGAACTTTGTTCTTGGCATTGCAATAAGTCAGGACGGAAACATAAGGAAAGCTGTGAATTATCTTAATGCGGCTTTGCAGCAGCCCAGTATGAGAGTTCCTGACGAAGCGGCTGATGCTATGGTTTTTATGAGCAAATCGCTTGATGAAAGGCAACTTAGATCGATATTAGCTGATAAGAACTCATCACCGGATTTAAGGCTTTTTGCTCAGGCTAGTCTTGGAAAGCAACTTATGGATACTGGCCGTGTGGCAGAAGGCAAAGAACTTCTGAGAGCGACGGTCGAAAGTGCAGGAGCGGGACATTACCTTGCTTCTGCTTTTCAAAAAATTTCTGGTATGGCTCCAACTGTTGCAACTCAACAGCCGGTTCGTCCCAGCGAACCGTTAAACGTTATTGTGGGTGAACCGGGTGATCCCAGAAGAATAGGGCTTATGGTGCCTCTTAGTGGTAGCGCCAGTGGGTATGGGTATCAGGTCATGAGAGGGGCATCGCTTGCTGTGGCGCTGTGGAACGAACAACACCCTGATGATCCGGTTGAATTGATCGTGCAGGATACACCTCCCGAAGCTCAATCAACTCTGAAAGGTTTTGAAAAACTCGTCAACGAAGACAAAGTTATTGCCGTAGTTGGTCCTATGAGCCGTCAGGGAGTGGAGGCATTAGAAAGCACAGGACAACCTTTACCTGCTCTTACCTTTGCTCTTGTTCCTGGTGATTCAACAGGAGGAGGATCATTTGTTGTTAAATTCCTTCCCGATGTCCGATCTGTAGTTGATCGAATTGCCGATTATGCTGTAGGAACTCTTGGCTACAAAACCTTCGGTATTTTTTATCCCGATGAAAGTTTTGGTCGGCAGACCAGGGATGCTTTCTTACAAGCTGTTCAGGCAAGAGGTGGACAGGTAGTTGCTCAGGCATCATACTCTCCGGGAACGACTAATTTCAAAAACTTTATTGATAAGCTTTACGGGGAAAAGAAAGAAGGAAAGACTGTTCTTGATACCCCTCCCTTTCAGGCTTTGTTTCTTCCCGATGACTTGAAGACCGTCTCACTTATTGTGCCTCAACTGGTGCAAGCTAATTTGGTAGGGGTTACTTTTATAGGTTCCCATTTGTGGGATAATCCCAAGTTTTCAAGTCTTTCGGGAGGGTATCTTGATGGAGCCTACTATGTGACGCCCTATTTTAACCAGGAAACCAGTGAAGTTTTTTCGGCTTTTAAGTCCAGGTTTCAGGCGATGTATAAATCTTTACCCCAATTTTTAGAAGCAGCGGGATACGATGCTGTTACAATTATTTTGCAGATAAGACATCGTGCTGAAAAAACCAGAGCAGGGCTCATGCTAGCAGTTCAACAGGGGTTTGCACCTTCCGGAAGCATTACAGGAGTTAGAAAAATAGATCCTTACGGAGTTGTTGATAGATCTTACAAAGTGATAACCGTAAAGGGATCGGAACCTGTTAAGGTATCAGAATAA
- a CDS encoding radical SAM protein, which translates to MGTCRFCNKTHPEISSELSLCAYCIRQKPEDALAVAAEVHKSSRKKFRLLAVPPKTLGGVACKVCLNACVIGEGELGYCGLRKNIGGKLSPEFELGKLSFYHDPLPTNCVADWVCPGGTGSGYPKYAYKRGPEYGYKNLAIFFHTCSFNCLFCQNWHFKEELHYGRLFAPEDMGFLLDEATSCICFFGGDPSSQMPFSIAFSKFALEKRKGKILRICFETNGSMNEKLLDEAFDLVLESGGCIKFDLKVWDENLHKVLTGQSNKTTLKNFARLAERIKERPEPPPLVASTLLVPGYVTEEEVENIARFIADLNPDIPYALLAFYPQFYFHDLPVTRRETALRCKEVAIRTGLKNVRLGNIHLLR; encoded by the coding sequence ATGGGGACATGTAGATTTTGTAATAAAACACATCCGGAAATATCTTCAGAATTAAGCCTCTGTGCATACTGCATAAGACAAAAACCCGAGGATGCCTTAGCGGTTGCGGCCGAGGTTCATAAAAGTTCAAGGAAGAAGTTTCGACTGCTAGCAGTTCCCCCTAAAACCCTGGGAGGTGTTGCCTGCAAAGTCTGTCTTAATGCCTGTGTTATTGGCGAAGGAGAGCTGGGATATTGTGGTCTCAGGAAGAACATCGGAGGAAAACTTTCTCCTGAATTCGAACTTGGAAAGCTATCTTTTTATCACGACCCTCTTCCTACAAACTGCGTTGCAGACTGGGTTTGCCCTGGTGGCACAGGCAGTGGATATCCTAAATACGCTTACAAAAGAGGCCCGGAATACGGCTATAAAAATCTGGCGATATTTTTTCACACTTGTTCTTTCAACTGTCTTTTTTGTCAGAATTGGCACTTTAAGGAGGAACTTCATTACGGTAGGCTTTTTGCTCCTGAAGATATGGGTTTTTTGCTGGATGAAGCTACGTCCTGCATCTGCTTCTTTGGCGGCGATCCAAGTTCTCAAATGCCTTTTTCTATAGCTTTTTCAAAGTTTGCGCTGGAAAAAAGAAAGGGGAAAATACTAAGAATATGCTTTGAAACCAACGGTTCTATGAATGAAAAACTGTTGGACGAAGCTTTTGACCTTGTGCTTGAATCCGGAGGCTGCATTAAGTTCGATTTAAAAGTCTGGGATGAAAATCTCCATAAGGTTCTTACTGGTCAGTCAAATAAAACCACATTGAAAAACTTTGCAAGACTTGCAGAAAGAATAAAAGAAAGACCTGAGCCTCCTCCACTTGTGGCAAGCACTCTTCTTGTGCCAGGTTATGTGACCGAAGAAGAAGTAGAGAATATCGCCAGGTTTATAGCCGATCTTAATCCAGATATTCCCTATGCTCTTCTTGCTTTTTATCCTCAGTTCTACTTCCACGATCTTCCCGTAACGAGAAGAGAGACAGCTCTTAGATGCAAAGAAGTGGCAATCAGGACAGGACTAAAAAATGTAAGGCTTGGGAATATACACCTGCTACGGTAA
- a CDS encoding Smr/MutS family protein, whose translation MSQHKKKNHGKSDPHPLSSSPFYTPFEKLKNKVFLEVKKPSKDAANKITIEHPMQEMSEEFLFAEAMKDVKPLPKNDAEGERIPPPRPTNKVPQHFMVSEMEAYAELLELASGSGSTTFDLYYTDEYVEGAVQGLPYQVLRKLRRGEFSYQDYLDLHGYTKKEAQTRVITFLERAYMRGDRCVLIIPGRGLNSAEKKPVLKEGLIRWLTQYPLKNIVLAFSSARACDGGLGAFYVLLKRVKKKGRFMVRDYPL comes from the coding sequence ATGAGCCAACACAAGAAGAAAAATCACGGGAAAAGTGATCCGCATCCATTATCTTCAAGTCCCTTTTACACCCCGTTTGAAAAATTAAAAAACAAGGTCTTTCTGGAAGTAAAAAAACCATCGAAAGACGCCGCTAATAAAATCACAATCGAGCATCCCATGCAAGAGATGAGTGAAGAGTTTCTCTTTGCTGAAGCGATGAAAGACGTTAAACCTCTACCTAAAAATGATGCCGAAGGCGAACGTATTCCTCCCCCTAGGCCAACTAACAAAGTTCCTCAGCACTTCATGGTTTCTGAAATGGAAGCTTATGCTGAACTTTTGGAATTAGCTTCTGGTTCTGGAAGCACAACCTTTGATCTATACTACACTGATGAATATGTGGAAGGCGCTGTTCAGGGACTTCCCTATCAGGTCCTTCGCAAGTTACGCCGCGGGGAATTCAGCTATCAGGATTATCTCGATCTGCATGGATACACTAAAAAAGAGGCTCAGACCAGGGTCATCACTTTTCTGGAAAGAGCTTACATGAGAGGCGATCGATGTGTGCTTATCATACCAGGTCGAGGACTCAATTCCGCTGAAAAAAAACCAGTCTTAAAAGAAGGGCTTATTCGATGGCTTACTCAGTATCCTTTGAAAAACATTGTGCTTGCATTTTCATCAGCAAGAGCCTGTGATGGTGGACTAGGAGCATTTTATGTTCTACTGAAGCGAGTAAAGAAAAAAGGACGGTTTATGGTGAGAGATTACCCGCTCTAG
- a CDS encoding class II fructose-bisphosphate aldolase, producing the protein MKKDVRPDNVKKRFPSCSVPLVNGKALIQAARKNKTMIMAANIRCRLPVEGLVRASMATKAPVMYEIAKSELGYTDFTPASFVEFIIRENERLGNTDVPFAIHGDHITVKNPGEKEGVRALIREEMEAGFTSFAIDASHMENELNLEATSELAKPIVEAGFCLEVELGEIGAKSGSAEGFTKPDEAEWFIRELVKRGIHPDLLAINNGSIHGTYFGTAKEGIQLDLTLEIWKAIQPWSVDIAQHGITGTSLEKISSFINYGIRKGNVGTFWQNISFGFAMNENGNAITTEDKGYIKRPYRGIPDELWEEIWAWAKETGNVGGNIKKANKVFVAKLNAIGREYKERITWQVYEEAIKLFEATRSIGLADEVWSMLS; encoded by the coding sequence ATGAAAAAAGATGTTCGTCCAGACAATGTCAAAAAGCGTTTTCCTTCCTGCTCTGTTCCACTTGTAAACGGAAAAGCTCTTATTCAAGCAGCAAGGAAAAATAAAACCATGATTATGGCAGCAAATATTCGATGTCGTCTTCCCGTTGAAGGTCTTGTGCGAGCATCCATGGCAACAAAAGCTCCGGTTATGTATGAAATAGCAAAGTCGGAACTGGGTTATACAGATTTCACACCTGCATCTTTTGTGGAATTCATCATTCGAGAAAATGAGAGGCTGGGAAACACCGACGTGCCTTTCGCCATTCATGGAGATCATATCACGGTGAAAAACCCGGGCGAGAAAGAAGGGGTAAGAGCGCTCATCCGGGAAGAAATGGAAGCAGGTTTCACATCTTTTGCTATCGATGCATCTCACATGGAAAATGAACTCAACCTTGAAGCGACTTCTGAACTCGCCAAACCAATAGTGGAAGCTGGTTTTTGTCTTGAAGTGGAACTTGGAGAAATTGGAGCCAAGAGCGGCAGCGCTGAAGGATTCACTAAGCCTGACGAAGCCGAATGGTTCATCAGGGAACTGGTCAAAAGAGGCATTCATCCAGATTTGCTTGCAATCAACAATGGATCAATCCACGGAACCTATTTTGGCACGGCAAAAGAAGGTATCCAGCTTGATTTAACGCTTGAGATTTGGAAGGCTATTCAACCCTGGTCTGTGGATATTGCTCAACACGGTATTACTGGCACTTCCTTGGAAAAAATCTCTTCTTTTATAAATTATGGTATTCGTAAGGGCAATGTAGGCACATTCTGGCAAAATATTTCCTTTGGATTTGCCATGAACGAAAACGGAAACGCTATAACCACCGAAGATAAGGGCTATATAAAAAGACCCTATCGTGGCATTCCCGACGAACTATGGGAAGAAATCTGGGCATGGGCAAAAGAAACAGGAAATGTCGGTGGAAACATTAAAAAAGCTAACAAAGTATTTGTAGCTAAACTAAACGCCATTGGTAGAGAATACAAGGAACGGATAACCTGGCAGGTTTACGAAGAGGCTATCAAACTATTTGAAGCCACTAGATCAATTGGTCTTGCAGACGAAGTATGGTCTATGCTTAGCTGA
- the cooS gene encoding anaerobic carbon-monoxide dehydrogenase catalytic subunit, with product MHHDVPTITEDGRLMIKKAAADGVETVWDRYQAQLPQCGFCELGLSCRNCVMGPCRIDPFGEGPQKGVCGADADIIVARNLGRMIASGSASHSDHGRDLVEVLRSVAENKAPGYRISSEEKLKKVAVELGINADGMSVNEIALKLAEALEEDFGTKKREVSFVARAPKDRRELWAKLGITPRGIDREVVEMMHRTHMGVDNDWISLLLHGLRTALADGWGGSMIATEVSDILFGVPKPVPSEVNLGVLKEDQVNIILHGHNPLVSEMIAQASQDPDLIALAREVGAAGINLAGLCCTGNELLMRRGIPMAGNHLMTELTIATGAVEMVIVDYQCIMPSLGTVATCYHTKLISTSDKAKFPGMTHKEFHPENARELAREIIKEAVENFKNRIPEKVFIPVKPVKIFSGFSVESLLDALGGSLDPLVDAIKSGAIKGAVGVVGCNNPKIKHDYGHVTLTKELIKNDILVVDTGCAAVAHGKAGLKQLEAARLAGNGLRKICEALSIPPVLHVGSCVDNVRILVLAAALANHIGADMSALPLAAAAPEWYSEKAVSIACYAVASGIFTVLGVTPPVLGSRNIAKLLTEDLEKVVGAKFAVEPDPQKAARLIIDHIAAKRVALGLSA from the coding sequence ATGCATCACGACGTCCCAACAATTACCGAAGATGGCCGCCTTATGATAAAGAAAGCGGCGGCAGACGGTGTGGAAACCGTATGGGATCGTTACCAGGCTCAGCTTCCCCAGTGCGGCTTTTGCGAACTGGGATTAAGCTGCCGAAACTGTGTCATGGGTCCTTGCCGTATAGATCCCTTCGGCGAAGGACCCCAAAAGGGTGTTTGTGGAGCCGATGCCGACATTATAGTCGCAAGAAACCTTGGACGGATGATTGCCTCAGGATCAGCATCCCATTCCGATCACGGAAGAGACCTCGTTGAGGTGCTCCGTAGCGTAGCAGAAAATAAAGCCCCAGGATACAGAATCTCCAGCGAGGAAAAGTTAAAAAAGGTTGCCGTAGAACTTGGCATAAATGCCGATGGAATGAGCGTTAACGAAATAGCTTTGAAGCTAGCCGAAGCCCTTGAAGAAGACTTTGGCACTAAAAAGCGAGAAGTGTCTTTTGTTGCCAGAGCCCCCAAAGACCGACGTGAACTCTGGGCAAAACTTGGCATTACCCCACGAGGCATCGACCGGGAAGTTGTCGAAATGATGCACCGCACTCACATGGGAGTGGATAATGACTGGATAAGTCTGCTACTTCACGGCCTTAGAACTGCTCTTGCTGACGGCTGGGGTGGGTCTATGATCGCTACCGAAGTTTCCGACATCCTTTTCGGTGTGCCAAAACCCGTCCCGTCCGAAGTCAACCTTGGAGTGCTTAAAGAAGATCAAGTCAATATCATTCTTCATGGACATAATCCTCTTGTTTCCGAAATGATCGCTCAGGCGTCGCAGGATCCCGATCTGATTGCTCTTGCCAGAGAAGTCGGTGCCGCAGGGATCAACCTTGCAGGGCTATGCTGCACGGGGAACGAACTCCTGATGCGTCGTGGCATTCCCATGGCCGGTAACCACCTTATGACCGAACTCACCATAGCCACCGGAGCTGTGGAAATGGTGATCGTTGACTATCAATGCATTATGCCATCACTCGGAACTGTTGCTACCTGCTATCACACCAAGCTGATTTCCACTTCCGATAAAGCAAAATTCCCCGGAATGACACATAAAGAGTTTCATCCTGAAAACGCTCGAGAGCTAGCTCGAGAAATTATCAAAGAAGCTGTTGAAAATTTCAAAAATCGCATCCCCGAAAAAGTCTTCATCCCCGTAAAGCCTGTTAAAATCTTTAGCGGCTTTAGCGTGGAATCGCTACTGGATGCACTTGGTGGCTCTCTGGATCCTCTGGTTGACGCAATTAAATCTGGAGCCATAAAAGGGGCTGTCGGTGTAGTTGGATGCAATAATCCCAAGATTAAACACGACTATGGTCATGTGACTCTGACGAAAGAGCTTATTAAAAATGACATTCTTGTTGTAGATACGGGCTGTGCGGCTGTGGCTCATGGTAAAGCCGGTCTTAAACAGCTCGAAGCAGCCCGTCTCGCCGGCAACGGTCTTAGAAAAATCTGCGAAGCGCTCTCCATTCCTCCTGTTCTTCATGTGGGAAGCTGTGTTGATAACGTGCGGATTCTTGTCCTTGCGGCGGCTTTAGCAAATCATATCGGTGCCGATATGTCCGCTCTACCTCTTGCTGCTGCAGCCCCTGAGTGGTATTCCGAAAAAGCGGTTTCTATAGCCTGTTATGCCGTAGCATCTGGTATCTTCACAGTCCTGGGTGTAACACCGCCTGTGCTTGGAAGCCGTAACATCGCAAAACTTCTGACCGAAGACCTTGAAAAGGTGGTAGGAGCAAAATTTGCCGTGGAACCAGATCCTCAGAAGGCTGCTCGCTTGATTATAGATCACATTGCGGCAAAACGGGTAGCTCTGGGACTTTCGGCTTAG
- a CDS encoding zinc ribbon domain-containing protein codes for MPIYEYECTSCGKITEVMQKFSDAPLTTCPSCGGSLRKLISLSTFHLKGTGWYVTDYAHKSQGYSPSKSKEKDSSTSSSGESSSSSKSCSSCGD; via the coding sequence ATGCCCATTTACGAATACGAATGCACAAGTTGCGGTAAGATCACTGAGGTAATGCAGAAGTTTTCCGATGCACCCCTTACAACTTGCCCTTCCTGTGGGGGATCGCTCAGAAAGCTTATCTCTCTCAGCACGTTTCATCTAAAAGGAACTGGATGGTATGTGACAGATTATGCTCATAAATCCCAGGGTTATTCGCCATCCAAATCTAAAGAGAAAGATTCGTCGACTTCTTCGTCGGGAGAAAGCTCCTCTTCGTCTAAAAGTTGTTCATCCTGTGGGGATTAA